The genomic segment ATTTGAGTTGGGTGTACCTAGAACACGCGTTTTAGTTAaattgttcatttttatgtGCCTACTTTCAATAGCAAATTTATCGTTGttcacatatttttataagaattCCTTAAAAAATTCGACCATGTATTTATGGTTATTTTTTGAATGCTTAAGTATATTTGAATCATGTCAAATATCcatatgtaaattttttgttAACGTAATTGATTTGAGATCTCAAAATGGGTTGTCCTCAAAAGCAaccattttgttttttctagATATCTTACATGATATTATGAGTTTAATCATATTTTTAGTTTTCATACTGGTATTTGTTTTAAACAATTTCAGTAATTTACCTTTACATATGACAGCAGATATTATACATGTCGTAAAAACACTCATTTCAAGATTTAAAtcttttcaaaaatatagaGAACTCACcaaaaatatagaaacaaAATTCGCAAATGCAACAgaagaagaattaaaagaagCTGGTACATGTATCATATGTAGAGATGATTTAAAAGAAGGTTCCAAAAAATTATCATGCTCACACATTTTTCATGTAGACTGTTTAAAATCATGGTTTATACAACAACAAACATGTCCTATATGTAGAACGGAAATCAAACCATACGCAAAGAACGAACAAAATAAATCAGAAAATGATACAACACAAAAGGAAaaacaagaagaaaaaattgaaCAACCTACCATACAGGAAATAATTACAAAACCTAACTTTCTTATAAACGATCAACATCTGTATTTAAATGACACAAATGTTATGGGTACCTTAAATATCAATCAACAATACTATCCAcccataaataaaaatattaatacaaaagagcaaataaaaattttgatgGACTtggtaataaataatattaagacacatgttaaataaaacaaatatataaatatataaatattttgaaatatataaaatatatgaaatgtGTTCAATTACCTATTtctaatatatgtatatatatatatatatatgtgtgtacctttttactatattattatatatatttgtacctgtgtgtacatttttttttttttttttttacctgaACTGTTCATGTTAATgttaatgtattatatatatatatatatatatatatatgtgtacctttttaatatattattatatatatttgtacctttgtgtactttttttttttttttttttatctgaACTGTTCATGTTAATgttaatgtattatatatatatatattttttttttttttacatttactGTTCATGCgaatattcaaatatatacatatatatatatttatttttatttttatttttttcagtGCAATTATTATCGGGAACTAAGTTTGGTTTGCCTAAAAGaaattgataaaataaatcatagTTCTATACCAGCAAATGTAATGTTAAGAAACATATATGGATCtatacattataatatattaaataatatggaagatgatgaagtgcaaaaatatttaaataagatTTCTCATATACCTCAAATGAAAGGTTTGAAGGAATATATAGAGAAAGTTTTAATTACAGATATGAAATATACAAAAGATATATgttcatcattataatatcctttttttttctttttttacaaataaattaaaaagaaatatatatgtatatatatatatatatatatatacacatattattccttaatacattttattctttatatttatatttttgactACCTTGTTTTcgtatatttgttattatttttttattttcttatttgtcttaattttttccttatctttattatattatattatactatatttatttattttttttttattttatatattttttttgtacactttatataatatatatatatatatacatatatttgatatatctttattgaatgtttaaaaatatttacactttaaaaaaataaaaagatattaaattatttatttcagcatttaataatatttatatatatatatataaatatgtttatagaaaaaaatacctTCCCCAAAAATGTTGGCACcactctatatatatattatatatatataatatatatgtaattatataaatgtattaaaatgcattttttttttttttttttttttatatcatttatttattaatttttttttttttttaaatattattattattacctattattttgtaaacaaaaataataatctagtttaaatgtatttaattatatatatatatatatatatatatatgaataaaattaatttataatgaatttaaagaaaaatgatatatgCATTTTGTTCCTCTTCATTTCcagttcatttattttaataatatatatatttatatatatacataaatatcacatataatatatttctaaatatatattatatatatatataatatatatatgtttagacataaatacattaattgatatacatataaaatattttaatatatacaaaaatgaaaaaagtacatatcatttaatataatatatatataatataatataatgtttaCACATTCCccttccttttttattttataaacattagtataaaaaaaacttatactgaaatattatattttatatgtaatatatattatatctcaTAAAGAGATAAATAGAATTCTTCcgaaccttttttttttttttttttctaatgtgaaaaaaggaaaaaatgatcacaatttttataaatgatcGTTTGTATACCAACTTTTTATTTActtctttttattcttatataaataagagCATAccctgaaaaaaaaaatatatatatatatatatacatatattgtgtgtttatttatttgtttattttgttatatttttataattaactTTTTAAGTGCACAATTAATATTCCAAATTGGTAgccgttttttttttttttttttttttttcccccatgtaataaaaatgacTAAAATTACTATTTCCGCAAATAATGAAAAGGGTGAAAACCattacaacaataataataataataataataatgaatgtaaatataataacaaaagaaGGGTAGTAGATGAATGTTTAGAAGAATCTAttgaaaatgaatataatagaaatataaaaaaaacgtATCCAAGTAAAAATCACTTAGATGAAAACACACTACCTGACtttcttataaaatattatgaatggGAAGAACTGCcatcattttataatttaccATATGGTttaattaacaaaaaaaatgaacattttttttttaagaataaaaaggaatgttttaatgaatatataaaagaaaaaaacactagtcttattaatattaaaaataatgataaaaaagacCATATTCACATTAAGAACTgtgataattttaatttaaataaaggaGAAAATGATATATGTGTAGAAGAAAAACAACAAGAAGATGtgtgtataaaaaataaccaTGATGATTTTGTACTCTCCCTTATTTATGATGATATTGTAAcgtatttttttaaagttcaggaaaaagaaatgaaagtAAAAGGTACACCAAATAATCAGGAAAGgggaaataataatgatcaaAATAATCATGATATGAGAAATGTGGAAGGAAATATAGCCAAATTGAGCTACACTGATCAAcagaaaatttt from the Plasmodium falciparum 3D7 genome assembly, chromosome: 14 genome contains:
- a CDS encoding ERAD-associated E3 ubiquitin-protein ligase HRD1, which translates into the protein MELNMRLYILLSHLGLAFILMYAFMKYDEFYLAVVYLSTEKFPRTIIYNFFLMVFIVLCKLLLNVFIGELRYLEVEQLIDNARAFIMDTILFLVLSKPTINGKEVSSIILIKYLSIIVILKAYHLVLYSRVSNIFELGVPRTRVLVKLFIFMCLLSIANLSLFTYFYKNSLKNSTMYLWLFFECLSIFESCQISICKFFVNVIDLRSQNGLSSKATILFFLDILHDIMSLIIFLVFILVFVLNNFSNLPLHMTADIIHVVKTLISRFKSFQKYRELTKNIETKFANATEEELKEAGTCIICRDDLKEGSKKLSCSHIFHVDCLKSWFIQQQTCPICRTEIKPYAKNEQNKSENDTTQKEKQEEKIEQPTIQEIITKPNFLINDQHLYLNDTNVMGTLNINQQYYPPINKNINTKEQIKILMDLCNYYRELSLVCLKEIDKINHSSIPANVMLRNIYGSIHYNILNNMEDDEVQKYLNKISHIPQMKGLKEYIEKVLITDMKYTKDICSSL